CATTCTCTTCAGAAACATAAATAACCGCATTGCCTGTAGGTTCTTTATCTGATTGATACAAAGTAAACGAGTTAATTTTTGATGAAGAGAGATGATCATGAGCAAATTGACTAAATTGATCCGTTCCAACTTTTGCGACAAAATGAACTTTTGCATCAGCATGACTTGCAGCAAGAGCTTGATTTGCTCCTTTTCCACCTGGACCAAGCATACTTTTTTGAGCTAGAATAGACTCGCCACCTTTAGGAAATCTTGCCACCTGCGCAACAATATCAACATTAAATGAACCTAAAATACAAACATTTCCATTCATTCTGTCTCCTCGTTTTTTAAATTTTTGTTTCTCATATCTTGTCATTAATAAGGTAATACATTCTTTATCAGTAATATTGCTTACAAGTCTGTGCCTTTTAATCATAGCCCCACCGTAGCAACGAATAACTAATAATTGTTGATCCAACATATTGAGATCTTTTCTAATAGTCTCTTTAGATACTTTAAATATTTCTGAAAAAAATTGGACACTACCTTTTTCATGTTTATCTAAATAAGCTAAAATAGCTTTTCGTCTTTCTTCTAAGAACATAAGATAATCCTCTAAATGAGCCATTCAAAGTATAACTTTGTTGAATCATAAAAAGAGTGATAATAATCATAACTTATGAGATAAAACAGAAGCAAACGGAACTATAAATGTTTGAGTTCGACTGCTCTAAAAATAATAAAATAAATAAAAACCATTAATTTTCATTATTATCTAACCTATTATTAATTGTTATCAGTCAAACAACTTTATTTTCTGTTTAAAAGATAAACGTGCGCCAAGCTATCATAAAAAATAATAATTTAATTTCGATAATAAAAAATAAATTCCCTACTCGCTATGACGCTATTTTGTGCTAGAATCAAAGCACTATCACCAACTCACTTTAACATAAGGATGAAATGCAATGCATATCGGTATACCTAAAGAACGGTTAGCCAATGAAGCTAGAGTTGCAGCAACTCCCCAAACAGTTGGACAACTGTTAAAACTTGGATTTACAGTCTCTGTCGAACAAGGTGCAGGGCACGCTGCTCATTTTGAAGATCAAGCATTTATTGATGCTGGAGCAACAATTCAAAATAATCATGATATTTGGCAAAATGACCTTATTTTAAAATTTCATGCACCAACAGATGAAGAAATTTTACTAATGAAAGAGGGATTAACTCTCATTAGTTATATTTATCCAGCCCAACATCAAGAACTTTTAGAAAAACTTGCAGCTAAAAATATAACTGTAATGGCTATGGACTGTGTTCCACGTATTTCACGCGCTCAGTCACTTGACGCATTAAGCTCAATGTCTAATATTGCAGGTTATCGATCTGTTATTGAAGCAGCAAATCAATTCGGTCGATTCTTTACAGGGCAAGTAACAGCTGCAGGTAAAGTACCGCCAGCAAAAGTTTTGGTAATTGGTGCAGGTGTTGCAGGCCTTGCAGCAATTGGCGCAGCAGTTAGTTTAGGTGCTATTGTTCGTGCATTTGATACACGTCCAGAAGTTGCAGAACAAATTAATAGCATGGGTGCTGACTTTTTAGAATTAGATTTCGAAGAAGAAGCTGGTTCTGGTGACGGCTATGCAAAACAGATGTCTGCTGCCTTTATTGAAGCTGAAATGGCATTATTTGCTGAACAAGCAAAAGACGTAGATATCATTATTACTACAGCTTTAATCCCTGGTAAACCTGCACCAAAACTTATTTCGAAAGAGATGGTTGAATCAATGAAACCGGGTAGCGTTATCGTTGATTTAGCAGCCTTAACGGGAGGCAACTGTGAATTAACTAAACCTGGCGAAGTATTTGAAACAGATAATAATGTTAAAATTGTAGGCTATACTGATTTAGCTAATCGTATGCCAGCTCAAGCATCTCAACTTTACGGGACTAACATAGTTAATTTATTAAAACTGCTTGCTAAAGAAAAAGATGGTAACATTGATATTAACTTTGAAGATGTGGTTATTCGTGGCGTAACTGTAGTCAAAGATAAAGAAATCACTTGGCCTGCACCACCAATTCAAGTATCGGCTCAGCCTCAGAAAAAAGCAGCCGAACCTATTGCAAAACCAGAACCAAAACCAATGGATCCTCAGAAGAAATATGGGATTTTGGCGTTAATTATTCTTGCTTACTTCTGGTTAGCAAACTCAGTGCCTGAAAGCTTCTTAGGACATTTTACTGTATTTGCACTATCTTGCGTTGTTGGATATTACGTAGTTTGGAATGTCACCCATTCTCTACATACACCACTTATGTCTGTAACGAATGCTATTTCCGGAATTATATTAGTTGGGGCTATATTGCAAGTCGGCGATGATAATGGCTTAACTACGGCAATTGCATTTATTGCTATTTTGATTGCTAGTATCAATATTTTTGGTGGATTCTTTGTTACCCAAAGAATGCTAAAAATGTTCCAACGTGGCAAATAAAGGAGAGAATCAATAATGTTAAGTAACGGAATTATTCAAGCAGCCTATGTTATTGCTGCATTACTTTTTATATTCAGTTTACGAGGTCTTTCCAATCAAGAATCAGCCAAGTCAGGAAACATCTATGGTATGATCGGTATGGCAATAGCTCTTATCGCAGCAATTGCCAGCATAAATGGTGGGCTACACTGGATCATTATTGCCATGATTATAGGTGCCGCTATTGGTTTGTACCTAGCAAAAAATGTTGAAATGACACAAATGCCTGAATTGGTTGCTTTGTTACATAGCTTTGTGGGTATGGCGGCCGTTCTTGTTGGAATAAACAGCTTCTTAGATCCGCACATGGTTGCAGCAAATGAAGTAACAATTCATTTGGTTGAAATTTTTGTAGGTGTATTTATCGGCGCAGTTACCTTCTCAGGATCAATTGTAGCCTTTGGAAAGTTAAATGGTAAAATTAGTTCAAAACCATTATCTCTCCCAAATAAACACTATCTCAATCTAGCGGCAATAGTTGTATCAGTTATCTTGATGTTTACATTTATCAATGCACAAACCGGTGTAGGCGCCCTAGTTTGTTTACTTATCATGACAATTATTGCACTAGTGTTTGGTTTCCACCTTGTAGCATCAATTGGTGGTGCGGATATGCCTGTAGTTATCTCAATGCTTAATTCCTATTCTGGTTGGGCGGCAGCAGCGGCAGGCTTTATGCTACAAAACGATCTTTTAATTGTAACAGGTGCGTTAGTGGGTTCTTCTGGGGCAATTCTTTCTTATATCATGTGTAAAGCAATGAATCGCTCATTTATCAGTGTTATCGCTGGTGGA
The sequence above is drawn from the Gilliamella apicola genome and encodes:
- the pntB gene encoding Re/Si-specific NAD(P)(+) transhydrogenase subunit beta; translated protein: MLSNGIIQAAYVIAALLFIFSLRGLSNQESAKSGNIYGMIGMAIALIAAIASINGGLHWIIIAMIIGAAIGLYLAKNVEMTQMPELVALLHSFVGMAAVLVGINSFLDPHMVAANEVTIHLVEIFVGVFIGAVTFSGSIVAFGKLNGKISSKPLSLPNKHYLNLAAIVVSVILMFTFINAQTGVGALVCLLIMTIIALVFGFHLVASIGGADMPVVISMLNSYSGWAAAAAGFMLQNDLLIVTGALVGSSGAILSYIMCKAMNRSFISVIAGGFGSDGSAASSSDEEQGEYREMQPAEVAQTLKEARSVIIVPGYGMAVAQAQGAVSNITEKLRAMDIEVRFGIHPVAGRLPGHMNVLLAEAKVPYDIVLEMDEINDDFPDTDVVWVIGANDTVNPAAEEDPNSPIAGMPVLEVWKAKTVIISKRSMNTGYAGVQNPLFFKENSYMLFGDAKDSVEKVLQNL
- the pntA gene encoding Re/Si-specific NAD(P)(+) transhydrogenase subunit alpha yields the protein MHIGIPKERLANEARVAATPQTVGQLLKLGFTVSVEQGAGHAAHFEDQAFIDAGATIQNNHDIWQNDLILKFHAPTDEEILLMKEGLTLISYIYPAQHQELLEKLAAKNITVMAMDCVPRISRAQSLDALSSMSNIAGYRSVIEAANQFGRFFTGQVTAAGKVPPAKVLVIGAGVAGLAAIGAAVSLGAIVRAFDTRPEVAEQINSMGADFLELDFEEEAGSGDGYAKQMSAAFIEAEMALFAEQAKDVDIIITTALIPGKPAPKLISKEMVESMKPGSVIVDLAALTGGNCELTKPGEVFETDNNVKIVGYTDLANRMPAQASQLYGTNIVNLLKLLAKEKDGNIDINFEDVVIRGVTVVKDKEITWPAPPIQVSAQPQKKAAEPIAKPEPKPMDPQKKYGILALIILAYFWLANSVPESFLGHFTVFALSCVVGYYVVWNVTHSLHTPLMSVTNAISGIILVGAILQVGDDNGLTTAIAFIAILIASINIFGGFFVTQRMLKMFQRGK